GTGGCCCGCGGCATCGCCCGCTGGAAGGCCCCGAAGACCGGCCGCTGACGCGGCTTCCTGGAAGTGATCTGAGAACATGGCCAAGCGAATCGACGTCAGCGGCCTGACCGCCTACTACGGAGCCCACAAGGCCATCGAGGACATCTCGATGACCGTGGAGCCCCGCTCGGTGACGGCCTTCATCGGCCCCTCCGGCTGTGGCAAGTCCACCTTTCTGCGCACGCTGAACCGGATGCACGAGGTCACCCCCGGCGGCCGGGTCGAGGGCAAGGTGCTGCTCGACGACGAGAACCTCTACGGGCCGCAGGTGGACCCGGTCGCGGTGCGCCGCACCGTGGGCATGGTCTTCCAGCGTCCCAACCCCTTCCCCACCATGTCGATCTTCGACAATGTGGCGGCGGGGCTGCGGCTGAACGGCGCGTACAAGAAGAACCACCTCAACGACGTCGTCGAGAAGTCGCTGCGCGGCGCCAACCTCTGGAACGAGGTCAAGGACCGGCTGAACAAGCCCGGCTCCGGCCTCTCCGGCGGTCAGCAGCAGCGGCTGTGCATCGCCCGTGCCATCGCGGTCGAGCCCGAGGTGCTGCTGATGGACGAGCCCTGCTCGGCCCTCGACCCGATCTCGACGCTGGCGATCGAGGACCTGATCGGTGAGTTGAAGGAACGGTTCACGATCGTCATCGTCACCCACAACATGCAGCAGGCGGCCCGAGTCTCGGACCGGACGGCCTTCTTCAACCTGGCGGCCGTGGGACAGCCGGGCAAGCTGATCGAGATCGACGAGACGGAACGCATCTTCGCGAACCCGTCGGTCCAGGCGACGGAGGACTACATCTCGGGTCGCTTCGGCTGATCCCCCCGTCCCCGACGGACGGCGCCTTGACGAGGCGCGCGTCCCCGGACACCAAATGTCCTGGCGGTGCTGCATGGCGGTGCCACCGCGAGGCGAAGGGCCCGTCCCCTCTCCCTGGGGGGCGGGCCCTGTCCGTTTCCCGTTCCCGTTTCCCGTTGCACCGTGCCGTCGTTCCCGTTGCACCGTGCCGTCGTTCCCGCGGGTCGCTCCGGACGCCTGCGGGTACCTCCGGGCGCGGAAACGCTTCTGCCGCGCCCGTACGGGCGTACGAGCACGGCAGGAACGGATCTGACGGCAAAGGCCCCGGGACGCCGTCAGCGGCCCGTACAGCCCCGATGAGGGGCCGGGGCCGCGGAGCGCGGGCCCGGACGGAGACCGCCGGGACGACCGTCGGCCCGGTGCGCCGGGGCCGGGCGGCTCCGGGCGGCTCCGGGCTCAGCCGAAGACGAGCCAGATCACCCCGTAGCTCGCCGCGGCGACCACCGCCGCGGCGGGCATCGTGATGAACCACCCGAGCACGATGTTCTTCGCGACGCCCCACCGCACGGCGTTCACCCGCTTGCTCGCGCCCGCGCCCATGATCGCCGAGGTGATCACATGGGTCGTGGAGATCGGCGCGTGGAAGAGGAAAGCGGAGCCGAACATGATCGAGGCGCCCGTGGACTCGGCCGCGAACCCCTGTGGCGGGTCCAGCTCGATGATCTTGCGTCCGAGGGTCCGCATGATGCGCCAGCCACCGGCGTAGGTACCGAGCGAGAGCATCACCGCACAGGCGATCTTCACCCAGACCGGGATCTCGTCCCCGCTCTGCTGCACATCCGCGATCACCAGGGCCATCACCACGATGCCCATCGTCTTCTGGGCGTCCTGGAGGCCATGGCCGAGCGCCATCGCCGCCGCCGACACCGTCTGCGCCATCCGGAAGCCGCGCCGCGCCTTGTGCGGATTGGCGTTGCGGAAGACCCACATGATCGCGACCATCACCAGATAACCGGCCACCAGGCCGACCACCGGCGAGACGAACATCGGGATGACGATCTTCTCCAGGATCCCCGACCAGATCACCTCCGTGCCGCCCGCCAGCGCCGCGCCCACCATGCCGCCGAACAGCGCGTGCGAGGAGGACGAGGGCAGCCCGAAGTACCAGGTGATCAGGTTCCAGACGATCGCCCCGGTCAGCGCGGCGAAGAGGATGCCCATCCCCTGGCTGCCCTCGGGGGTGGCGATGATCCCCTCGCTGACCGTCTCGGCCACCCCCTGGCCCAGGAAGGCGCCGCCGAGGTTCATCACGGCCGCCATGAGCAGCGCGGCCCTCGGGGTCAGCGCCCGGGTGGAGACGGAGGTGGCGATCGCGTTCGCGGAGTCGTGAAAGCCGTTGGTGTAGGTGAAGCCGAGCGCGACCGCGATGGTCACGACCAGGGCGAAGGTGTCCACGGGGTTCAGGACTCCTTGACCGCGATGGTCTCCACGGTGTTGGCCACATGCTCGAACGCGTCCGCGGCCTCCTCCAGCACATCCACGATCTGCTTGAGCTTCAGCACCTCGATGGCGTCGTACTTCCCGTTGAAGAGCGTGGCGAGGAGCTTGCGGTGGATCTGGTCGGCCTGGTTCTCCAGCCGGTTGACCTCGATCCAGTACTCGGTGAGGTTCTCCATGGTGCGCAGATGCGGCATGGCCTCGGCCGTGAGCGCCGCCGCCCGCGCCAGCACCTCGATCTGCTGCTCGACGCCCTTGGGCAACTCCTCGATCTGGTAGAGGACGACGAGGTCGACGGCCTCCTCCATGAAGTCCATGATGTCGTCGAGGGAGGAGGCGAGGGCGTAGATGTCCTCACGGTCGAACGGGGTGATGAACGAGGAGTTCAACTGGTGGAAGATGGCATGGGTGGCGTCGTCGCCCGCGTGCTCCGCCGCCCGCATGCGCTCCGCGATCTCGGCACGTGCGGAGGGTTCGGCCCCGAGCAGCTCCATCAGGAGCTTGGAGCCCGTGACGATGTTGTCCGCGGACGCGGCGAACATGTCGTAGAAGCTCGTCTCCCGGGGGGTCAGACGAAATCGCACGTGAGGTCCTCAGGATGCTCAGGGTTCGGACACGTTGATGCTAGGCGCATTCATCCGGCCACGGCCAACCAGTGTTCTTCAGTGTCGCCCATGGCATCCCCCGTTGAGCAGGGCCCCCCGCGGGCATCTGCCGCCCCCTTCGCCCGGGGTTCGGTACCATATACCCATGAGGGGTATGTAACCCCGGGCTTTGGACAGACCATTTTCGGACAGGCACCGCAGGACAACGGGAGGACCCGATGACGACCACCGAGGCAGCAGGCCCCCCGGTCACGGA
The nucleotide sequence above comes from Streptomyces clavuligerus. Encoded proteins:
- a CDS encoding DUF47 domain-containing protein, whose protein sequence is MRFRLTPRETSFYDMFAASADNIVTGSKLLMELLGAEPSARAEIAERMRAAEHAGDDATHAIFHQLNSSFITPFDREDIYALASSLDDIMDFMEEAVDLVVLYQIEELPKGVEQQIEVLARAAALTAEAMPHLRTMENLTEYWIEVNRLENQADQIHRKLLATLFNGKYDAIEVLKLKQIVDVLEEAADAFEHVANTVETIAVKES
- the pstB gene encoding phosphate ABC transporter ATP-binding protein PstB — its product is MAKRIDVSGLTAYYGAHKAIEDISMTVEPRSVTAFIGPSGCGKSTFLRTLNRMHEVTPGGRVEGKVLLDDENLYGPQVDPVAVRRTVGMVFQRPNPFPTMSIFDNVAAGLRLNGAYKKNHLNDVVEKSLRGANLWNEVKDRLNKPGSGLSGGQQQRLCIARAIAVEPEVLLMDEPCSALDPISTLAIEDLIGELKERFTIVIVTHNMQQAARVSDRTAFFNLAAVGQPGKLIEIDETERIFANPSVQATEDYISGRFG
- a CDS encoding inorganic phosphate transporter; translation: MDTFALVVTIAVALGFTYTNGFHDSANAIATSVSTRALTPRAALLMAAVMNLGGAFLGQGVAETVSEGIIATPEGSQGMGILFAALTGAIVWNLITWYFGLPSSSSHALFGGMVGAALAGGTEVIWSGILEKIVIPMFVSPVVGLVAGYLVMVAIMWVFRNANPHKARRGFRMAQTVSAAAMALGHGLQDAQKTMGIVVMALVIADVQQSGDEIPVWVKIACAVMLSLGTYAGGWRIMRTLGRKIIELDPPQGFAAESTGASIMFGSAFLFHAPISTTHVITSAIMGAGASKRVNAVRWGVAKNIVLGWFITMPAAAVVAAASYGVIWLVFG